In Falco naumanni isolate bFalNau1 chromosome 5, bFalNau1.pat, whole genome shotgun sequence, the following are encoded in one genomic region:
- the FGF6 gene encoding fibroblast growth factor 6, translated as MATAQRLLITMSCEASIHWTLPAFVLLGFLAGLASTHPVVSRTNGTLLERGWQSLLSRSIAGMSGEKSDVNWESDYLLGIKRQRRLYCNVGIGFHLQILPDGRISGVHNENQYSLFEISTVERGVVSLFGVKSALFIAMNNKRKLYGTAVFQDECKFKETLLPNNYNAYESNAYCGAYIALSKHGRVKRGNKVSPAMTVTHFLPRI; from the exons ATGGCCACTGCACAAAGACTTCTCATCACTATGTCCTGCGAAGCCAGCATTCACTGGACGTTGCCTGCTTTCGTTCTCCTGGGTTTTCTAGCTGGGCTTGCTTCAACACATCCAGTTGTAAGCAGAACTAATGGCACATTGCTGGAAAGAGGATGGCAATCTCTGTTGTCCAGGTCCATTGCTGGGATGTCAGGGGAGAAGTCAGATGTGAACTGGGAAAGTGACTATTTGCTAGGAATCAAGAGGCAGCGGAGGCTTTACTGCAACGTGGGCATCGGGTTTCACCTTCAAATCCTCCCAGACGGAAGGATAAGCGGAGTTCACAATGAAAACCAATACA GTCTCTTTGAAATATCCACTGTAGAGAGAGGTGTCGTTAGCCTGTTCGGTGTGAAAAGTGCCCTCTTCATTGCAATGAATAACAAGAGGAAGTTGTATGGAACG gCTGTTTTCCAAGATGAGTGCAAATTCAAAGAAACCTTGCTGCCCAATAACTACAATGCCTATGAATCAAATGCTTACTGTGGTGCTTACATAGCACTCAGCAAACATGGGAGAGTGAAGAGAGGAAACAAGGTTTCTCCTGCTATGACAGTGACCCACTTCTTACCAAGAATATGA
- the FGF23 gene encoding fibroblast growth factor 23 has product MPQSSACSCLRYMLLVLCSLKAALAFPNSSPLLNPSWGNGDHLMHLYTDTERNSFHLQINADGYIDGVPHQTIYSALMMKSEGAGSVIITGVKSGRYLCMDMNGNIFGSHFFSQEDCVFNHQTLENGYDVYQSPKHNFLVSLGRVKQAFFPGMNPPPYSQFLSRRNEIPLFRFNTPEPHRNTRSADIDPMDPHQILVPQRKISVFGSQLQQQADFSHMPREPVRINQNDVVNPDDPHAMMDARRYASPRFYITR; this is encoded by the exons ATGCCACAaagcagtgcctgcagctgcctgcggTACATGCTACTGGTATTGTGTAGCCTGAAGGCTGCCCTCGCCTTTCCCAACTCCTCTCCGCTGCTGAATCCCAGCTGGGGGAATGGAGATCACCTGATGCACCTCTACACAGATACAGAGAGGAACAGCTTCCATCTCCAAATCAACGCTGATGGTTACATTGACGGTGTTCCTCACCAAACCATCTACA GTGCCCTAATGATGAAGTCCGAGGGTGCTGGCTCAGTAATAATCACAGGTGTGAAGAGTGGACGCTATCTATGTATGGACAtgaatggaaacatttttggcTCG caTTTCTTCAGTCAAGAGGACTGTGTGTTCAACCACCAGACACTGGAAAATGGATATGATGTGTACCAGTCGCCCAAACACAACTTCCTGGTTAGCTTAGGCAGAGTTAAACAAGCCTTCTTCCCTGGTATGAATCCACCACCATATTCCCAGTTTTTGTCCAGGAGAAATGAAATCCCTTTGTTTCGATTCAACACACCTGAGCCTCACAGAAATACTAGAAGTGCAGATATCGATCCAATGGATCCTCACCAAATTTTGGTCCCACAAAGGAAGATCTCCGTGTTTggatctcagctgcagcagcaagcagacTTCTCCCACATGCCCAGAGAACCTGTGAGAATCAACCAGAACGACGTGGTCAACCCAGATGACCCACATGCTATGATGGATGCCAGGAGGTACGCAAGTCCTCGCTTTTATATTACGAGATAA